Genomic window (Pirellulaceae bacterium):
CTGGACCGCACCCTTTCGCGTATTGGGGGCTAGCGCCGAAGGCCTGGTCATTCAAGGCGATGTGAAAGGTCAGGTCTGCAACGAACAGGGTGGATGCATCCCACTATCGACCATGGACACAAAGTTCACCGCGCAGCGGAGCGGTGAACTGGCCAAACCACCGGCGGTGACAACGGCCCCACGACGCACACCGCCTGTAAGCCCCACAAATCAAAATCCACCGGTGAACGATGCATTAGCATTCGCAAACTTCACCGTTCCATCGGGAAAAGGATTTCGAAAAGGAGCCGTTCATGCCTCGATTCAAGGATCCACTTCTGCGTCCGCCAAGCCAGGGGACACGATCGAAGTCAAGCTCACCATCAATCCGGATCCTGGTTGGCACGTCTACGCTTACGCACCGAAGGAAGATCGCAAAAGCATCTCAAAAGCGACACTGATTGCGATTATGCAGCCTACCGGATGGCAGGCGGCTAAACCCAAAACAACGGGCAAGATCATTGTTCATGAAACGGGTTTGAGCATCGAGCCGGTTCAACGTTATTACGAGTCGAGCGTGAGCTGGACGGTGCCGGTTACAGTGCCGCAAACGGCGAAATCCGGCAAGCATGAATTACGTGGCATGGTTGGCTATCAGACGTGTACCGAATCCCGGTGTGATCGACCAACAGCTGTTGCGTTTTCTGCGATCGTCCAAGTGGGAGATCAAACATCGAGCGCGACAGTCCCGTTGGGATTCCTAAAGGGAAACTACGGATCGGTTGCCAAATTCTTAGACACCCGCGAATTACCTGAGCTCATGTCGACTCCTTCGCCTCCTGCCACTTCGGGCACAGGGAGTGGTTTCGATCTATCGAAAATCGTGGTTGCTAAAGGCGAGGAAAGCTCAATCGGCTACGTTTTGGTCCTAGCTCTCGTGGGCGGATTCATCTTGAATTTCATGCCCTGTGTCTTGCCCGTAATCGGCTTGAAAGTCATGGCTTTTGTTCAACAGGCAGGAGAAAATCGCGGCCGCGTCTTCATGCTGAATGTCTGGTATTCGCTCGGTATGATTTCCATTTTCATGCTGCTCGCGACCTTGGCTTCCGCAGCTTCGCTGGGACTTAGTGACCGCGGTTTGGGATGGGGTGAACAGTTCAATTACGACGGATTTACGATTCCGCTACTCTCCGTTGTCTTTGTCATGGGATTAAGCTTCCTAGGGGTATGGGAAATCCCCATTCCAGGTTTCGTTGGCGGGAATGCTGCCAATCAGCTGGCCACCAAGGAAGGCGTTGCTGGCGCCTTCTTCAAGGGAGTCATCACAACCATCTTGGCCACACCCTGTAGTGGGCCGGGCATCGCCACGGCGTTGACTTGGTCTGCGACCAAACCCCCTGCTCTGGTTTATCTCGTCTTTGCGGCGATGGGGATTGGCATGGCCTTCCCCTACTTGTTGATTGGAGCATTTCCTAATTTGGTTCGATT
Coding sequences:
- a CDS encoding protein-disulfide reductase DsbD family protein; amino-acid sequence: MLFRLLVCVAVFPSVAVAQTAPLIPELSGLLPPSSGKQEIHITSSYKLTADGQLGELSVTADLEPGWHVYSVTQKSGGPMRTRIVLDSKGIELLGPFQPDRQPTSKKTDFFKVPVEEHDEQVVWTAPFRVLGASAEGLVIQGDVKGQVCNEQGGCIPLSTMDTKFTAQRSGELAKPPAVTTAPRRTPPVSPTNQNPPVNDALAFANFTVPSGKGFRKGAVHASIQGSTSASAKPGDTIEVKLTINPDPGWHVYAYAPKEDRKSISKATLIAIMQPTGWQAAKPKTTGKIIVHETGLSIEPVQRYYESSVSWTVPVTVPQTAKSGKHELRGMVGYQTCTESRCDRPTAVAFSAIVQVGDQTSSATVPLGFLKGNYGSVAKFLDTRELPELMSTPSPPATSGTGSGFDLSKIVVAKGEESSIGYVLVLALVGGFILNFMPCVLPVIGLKVMAFVQQAGENRGRVFMLNVWYSLGMISIFMLLATLASAASLGLSDRGLGWGEQFNYDGFTIPLLSVVFVMGLSFLGVWEIPIPGFVGGNAANQLATKEGVAGAFFKGVITTILATPCSGPGIATALTWSATKPPALVYLVFAAMGIGMAFPYLLIGAFPNLVRFIPKPGAWMDTFKQLMGFVLLGTVVYMFTLVTPAKVVPTIALIFALWAACWWIGRTPVGSGFLIRLRAWFFAGGFAAIIGWFAFGYESNNEHELPWQPYSLATLDENLRANRTVMIDFTADW